A portion of the Deltaproteobacteria bacterium genome contains these proteins:
- a CDS encoding RNA polymerase sigma factor produces the protein MSQCVQDQLNLLPESQRSVILFADVMDFSHQEITDILGLSVQNVKVRLHRSRKKLKAILEEKCNFEVDERNVLICEPVGKKNGE, from the coding sequence ATGTCCCAATGTGTTCAGGACCAACTCAACCTTCTTCCTGAATCGCAGCGGAGCGTTATCCTTTTTGCTGACGTCATGGATTTTTCCCATCAAGAGATTACTGATATTCTCGGCCTATCGGTCCAGAATGTGAAGGTAAGGCTGCATCGGTCCCGTAAAAAGTTAAAGGCAATCCTGGAAGAGAAATGCAACTTCGAAGTGGATGAGAGAAATGTCTTAATCTGTGAACCCGTCGGTAAAAAAAATGGGGAGTAG
- a CDS encoding pyridoxal-dependent decarboxylase, with amino-acid sequence MPNENGFHMTPEEFRLYGREVVDWIADYYQRLESLPVMSQVQPGQIRASLPSEPPLRGEAFAAILRDVDEIILPGITHWQSPNFFAFFPANTSGPSILGELLSAGLGVQGMLWATSPACTELETHILDWLADMIGMPAKFKSDRTGGGVIQDSASSASLCALLAARERATNFMSNQRGCDGRLVAYASTQTHSSIEKAIKIAGMGQQNLRLIEVDERFALRPGALAKQIEQDRRSGLIPCFVCATLGTTSSNAIDPLPEIGQICRREGLWLHVDAAMIGTAAICPEYRYIHTGIEFADSYCFNPHKWMFTNFDCDCFYVGDRAVLINTLSVLPEYLRNQATESGAVIDYRDWQISLGRRFRSLKLWFVIRHYGVEGLRYHIRRHVELAQKFAQWVQDDHRFELAMLPPFNLVCFRHVRGETINQQLLEHVNRSGQLYLTHTKLNDKYTLRFCVGQTRTEERHVHRAWQLIQETAEELER; translated from the coding sequence ATGCCAAACGAAAATGGTTTTCACATGACCCCTGAAGAGTTCCGGCTCTATGGACGGGAGGTAGTGGACTGGATTGCCGATTACTATCAACGCCTTGAGTCCCTCCCGGTAATGTCCCAGGTTCAGCCAGGACAAATACGTGCTTCGCTTCCTTCCGAGCCGCCTCTCCGAGGAGAAGCCTTTGCAGCGATTCTCAGGGATGTGGACGAGATAATCCTTCCTGGAATCACCCATTGGCAGTCGCCCAATTTCTTTGCTTTCTTTCCAGCCAACACTTCAGGGCCCTCCATATTGGGGGAGTTACTTTCCGCAGGCCTTGGGGTCCAGGGAATGCTGTGGGCAACAAGTCCGGCCTGCACAGAGCTTGAAACGCATATTCTGGATTGGCTGGCGGATATGATAGGCATGCCGGCAAAATTCAAATCTGACCGGACGGGGGGCGGGGTAATCCAGGATAGCGCTTCCAGCGCCTCCCTTTGTGCTCTTCTGGCAGCTCGCGAGCGCGCGACCAACTTTATGAGCAACCAACGTGGCTGTGATGGGCGTCTCGTTGCCTATGCCTCAACCCAGACCCATTCTTCCATCGAGAAAGCAATTAAGATTGCCGGGATGGGCCAGCAGAATCTCCGACTTATTGAGGTGGATGAACGCTTTGCCCTACGGCCCGGTGCCCTGGCTAAACAGATCGAGCAGGATCGTCGGTCTGGCCTGATCCCCTGTTTTGTATGCGCGACTCTGGGCACTACCTCCTCGAACGCCATCGATCCGCTACCGGAGATCGGTCAGATCTGCCGCCGGGAAGGCCTTTGGCTTCACGTGGATGCCGCCATGATCGGTACCGCCGCCATCTGTCCCGAGTACCGCTATATCCATACCGGAATAGAATTTGCCGATAGTTACTGTTTTAATCCCCACAAGTGGATGTTTACCAATTTCGATTGCGATTGCTTTTATGTGGGGGACCGGGCGGTTTTAATCAACACCTTGAGTGTGCTTCCCGAGTACCTGCGCAACCAAGCCACCGAGTCGGGCGCGGTCATCGACTATCGAGACTGGCAAATATCGCTGGGTAGACGTTTCCGCTCTTTGAAGCTGTGGTTCGTCATCCGTCACTACGGGGTGGAAGGTTTACGCTACCACATTCGGCGCCATGTGGAATTGGCTCAAAAATTTGCCCAGTGGGTCCAAGATGACCATCGCTTCGAACTGGCCATGCTGCCCCCCTTCAATCTGGTCTGTTTCCGGCATGTAAGGGGAGAAACCATCAATCAACAATTGTTGGAGCATGTGAATCGGAGTGGCCAGCTATATTTAACCCATACCAAGCTCAACGATAAATATACGCTGCGATTCTGCGTCGGGCAGACCCGTACGGAG